The Calditrichota bacterium genome includes the window GCAATTCTTAAAGTAAAAACTATTATCGAAAACAAGAGAAAATTCCAGCGCAGGACTCCGGCAACAATTGTTATGGGATCACCAATTATTGGTAACCATGAAAGCAGCAAAGACCACCAGCCATATTTATGAGCAATCTCATAAGCCTTTTGTGTGCTTTTATTAATCTTTTTATCCAACCACTTTTGCCCAACCAAAAGGCCAATAAAATAATTAATAACTGTTCCCAGAATATTTCCCAGGCTGGCCCAAATTAAAACCGGAATTGATTTCATTTCCAGAAGCAACGCGCCTGCAACAGCACCTTCGGAGCTAACAGGAATTATAGTAGCTGCCATCAGACAAAAAAGAAATAAACCAAAGTAACCGTAGTCTTCAACAAAATTCATTGGCAAGCTTAAAGAATCAAAAATCAAGAAACAAGATTCTGTAAAACAAGAATAAAAAGGGACTAATAAAAGCAGGAAGTAATAAATCTAAATAAAGAACATTTTTAACTTTTTATGATCTTGGCTAACTTGGTTTTCATTACAACTATAAATTTGGAGGAAAATTGAAAAACAAAATATATCATAATCCCCGCTGCAGTAAAAGCCGGCAAACTTTACAATTGATGAATGATAACAATGCCGAAGTTGAAATCGTTGAGTATTTAAAAACTCCTCCAACTGCCGAAGAGATTCTAACACTTTGTAAGCAAATTCGTATAGCTCCAAAGGATCTTGTTAGGATGAAAGAACCAATCTTGAAAGAACTAGGTTTCTCCAAAAAGTCCGAGCTATCCGACAAAGAGTGGTGCAAGTTGATGTCTGAAAACCCAAAGTTGATCGAGCGACCGATTGTTGTTTATAATGGAAAAGTTGTATTAGGCAGGCCGCCAGAAAAAGTGTTGGATATTATTTAGCATTTCCGCTGATTTTTATACTTTATTTATGACTTATATGTCTTTTATTATTTGATGGAAGACATATTTTTTTATAGCTTTGTTTCTATATATAGAAACATGAATTATGAAAAACAATATAAAACAAATTTGTGATTTATTAGCCGAGACAAATGATTCAAGTAAAATAAATCATTTATTAGAAAGCTTTTTTACCCCCGCCGAATTAGCTGATCTTGATTCCAGATGGGAAATATTAAAACGATTGAATAAAGGTGAAACACAACGGAAAATAGCTAAAGACCTGCATCTGGGGTTATGCAAAATTACACGTGGATCGAAAGAATTGAAGAAACCCAACTCTATTTTAAAAAAAATAATTACCAAAATAGAAAAAGAAAACTAGTCAAAATAATATTTACATAGGAGACACCAACATGGCTGTTAAAGTATTTTTAACCGAAGATGAAATGCCAAAGCAATGGTATAACCTTGCTCCAGATTTACCCACACCTATGCAACCGCCATTAGGACCTGATGGAAACCCTATCGGACCGGAAATGCTGGCACCGGTTTTCCCGATGAACCTGATTGAGCAGGAAGTTAGTGCAGAACGCTGGATTGATATTCCCGAAGAAGTTAGGGAATTGCTCTTCAAATGGAGGCCTTCTCCATTGCACAGGGCCGTTTCATTAGAAAAAGCTTTAGGCACACCGGCACGAATTTATTACAAAAATGAAAGTGTTTCGCCGGCAGGGAGCCATAAACCAAACACAGCAATTCCTCAGGCTTGGTATAATAAACAGTTTGGCATAGAGAAGCTAACCACGGAAACCGGGGCCGGCCAATGGGGAAGTGCTCTTTCATTTGCCTGTTCGCTGGTTGGGCTTGAATGTAAAGTATTTATGGTACGAATTAGCTTTGACCAAAAACCAATGCGTAAACTGATGATGGAAACCTGGAATGGAACATGTATTCCAAGCCCAAGTGACCAAACTGAAATCGGCAAAAAATTTCTTGCTGAAGACCCCAATACACCAGGCAGTCTTGGAATTGCTATAAGTGAGGCCGTTGAAGCGGCAGTAACTGATCCGACAGGAAAATCGCGCTATTCTCTTGGCAGTGTATTAAACCATGTAATGCTGCATCAAACCATAATTGGTCTTGAAACAAAGAAACAGTTAGCCAAGATCAACGAAAAAAATGTTGATGTTGTAATTGGCTGCGCAGGTGGCGGCAGTAATTTTGCCGGTCTGGCCTTCCCTTTTGTAAATGATAAAATAAATGGCGCAAATATCGATATTATCCCAGTAGAGCCTGCATCTTGCCCAACGATGACAAAAGCACCATTTGCTTATGATTTTGGTGATACCGGCCAGATGACTCCACTGATGCCGATGCATTCATTGGGTCATAAATTTATTCCACCTCCAATCCATGCCGGTGGTTTACGTTATCATGGTATGGCGCCATTAGTTAGTGCGGCTATAAATGATGGATTATTAAATCCAACTTCTATCGGCCAGGTAGAATGTTATAAAGCTGCTGTACAGTTTGCCCGTACCGAAGGGATTATTGTTGCTCCTGAAACCAGCCATGCAGTCGCATCTGCAATCCGTGAAGCAAATAAAGCCAAAGAAGAAGGAAAAGAAAAAGTTATCGTATTTGGATTAAGCGGACATGGATTAATGGATTTACTTGGTTACGAAAAACATTTCACCGATGATTTGGATCATCATGCAATGTCCGATGAAGAATTAGCAGAGTCAATTAAATGCATGGATGGCTTGCCAAAACCGAAGTAGCTTCGACAAGCTCAGCTACATATTTCGCTTAAAAAAAAAGGCCATCGTATGATGGCCTTTTCTGTTTCTCTTAAGTTTATAGTCTGGTACCGTCCAGCTTGTCATTCTTTAGAAGTTCTTCATATTCTTGCGGATGGTGATGTTTTAAATCTTCAAGAGACATTTTACCGTCAGTCCAGGTAACATCCATCGGATATTTTTCCGGATGATAAACAACAAAGAACCAATGCCAGACAATTATAGCCAATGTAGCAAGCCAGGCTTCTAAGTAGTGAACAACTTCTGAAGCTTCAAATACCCACGACGGTAAGTACTTCATAAAAAATTCCGGGAACCACAATACAAAACCCGTTGCTACCATAACAAACGTTCCCCAAATTAGCGCAAGATATTCCGCTTTTTCAGTATAATCAAAACGCCCGCTTTTTGGTTTTTCTTTTGATAGTCTTAGATAAAACTTCATATTTTTAATGAAGTCAGTAACATCTTCAATCTTTGGCATCAATGACATAATTTCTTTTCTGCCGTTTCTACTAAAGATGAAATAACCGGCTTGAATAGTTGAAGCAGTAATCATCACAATAGCAGCAACCCTGTGCGTAGTTGAACGAATCGCCTCATCCATTCCCATCCAGGTAATTAACTGCACCCAGCCAGCATCGGGAAATTTTAAAGCAAAGCCTGTAATTACAAGAGCAAAAAAGCTGGTTAACAAAGCTAAATGTTGATAAACTTCCCACGGCCTAAAACGCTGGTAGGTAGGTTTTAAAATGTGGGCTCTGCGCTTTCTTACAACATGGTAAATGTAAATGATCGTGTTATGTATAACCATTCCTCCAATAACAACAATTATCATCCAAATGTAAATTTCATTTAAATAATACGCGACTGGGTTTCGAGCCTGCTGTTCGATAGGATGCATATCAATTTTAACAAAATCTTCGGAAATATTTTCATGGCATTCGCCACATGTGTTTTCCAAGTTTGAGATATGAACACTTGACTCAGGGTTTCGTGAACTTTTTATGGCATGGACTTCATGGCAACTTGTGCAAGTCGCGGCATCATCAGAACCGCGCAAAACTGAAAGACCGTGATAACTACGTAAATATGATTCCATACGGTTGGGATCAAGCCCAAAACGGCCCATCATTACTTCAGATGCGTGACAACCCTGGCATATTTGTGATGATTGGTTAAATTTGTTTGTTAAAGCATCCTCATCTTTTGCAGATGCAATACTATGTTCACCGTGGCAATCGTTACATCCGGGAGATTCAGAATGTCCTCGTTTTTTGCCCTGCCAATGGATGCTTTCAGAATATTCTTTGTATTCTT containing:
- a CDS encoding DedA family protein produces the protein MNFVEDYGYFGLFLFCLMAATIIPVSSEGAVAGALLLEMKSIPVLIWASLGNILGTVINYFIGLLVGQKWLDKKINKSTQKAYEIAHKYGWWSLLLSWLPIIGDPITIVAGVLRWNFLLFSIIVFTLRIARYYALIYFFV
- the arsC gene encoding arsenate reductase (glutaredoxin) (This arsenate reductase requires both glutathione and glutaredoxin to convert arsenate to arsenite, after which the efflux transporter formed by ArsA and ArsB can extrude the arsenite from the cell, providing resistance.) translates to MKNKIYHNPRCSKSRQTLQLMNDNNAEVEIVEYLKTPPTAEEILTLCKQIRIAPKDLVRMKEPILKELGFSKKSELSDKEWCKLMSENPKLIERPIVVYNGKVVLGRPPEKVLDII
- a CDS encoding transcriptional regulator; the protein is MKNNIKQICDLLAETNDSSKINHLLESFFTPAELADLDSRWEILKRLNKGETQRKIAKDLHLGLCKITRGSKELKKPNSILKKIITKIEKEN
- a CDS encoding TrpB-like pyridoxal phosphate-dependent enzyme, giving the protein MAVKVFLTEDEMPKQWYNLAPDLPTPMQPPLGPDGNPIGPEMLAPVFPMNLIEQEVSAERWIDIPEEVRELLFKWRPSPLHRAVSLEKALGTPARIYYKNESVSPAGSHKPNTAIPQAWYNKQFGIEKLTTETGAGQWGSALSFACSLVGLECKVFMVRISFDQKPMRKLMMETWNGTCIPSPSDQTEIGKKFLAEDPNTPGSLGIAISEAVEAAVTDPTGKSRYSLGSVLNHVMLHQTIIGLETKKQLAKINEKNVDVVIGCAGGGSNFAGLAFPFVNDKINGANIDIIPVEPASCPTMTKAPFAYDFGDTGQMTPLMPMHSLGHKFIPPPIHAGGLRYHGMAPLVSAAINDGLLNPTSIGQVECYKAAVQFARTEGIIVAPETSHAVASAIREANKAKEEGKEKVIVFGLSGHGLMDLLGYEKHFTDDLDHHAMSDEELAESIKCMDGLPKPK